The Candidatus Eisenbacteria bacterium genomic sequence TGCTTGTTCACGCCGCGCCGCCCCTCGAGGATGCGGCGCGCGAGCTGCAAACCGGCGCGCGTGTTGGTGTGGAACGGGCCGGCCTGGATCTTCATGAGGTCCTTGATCGGTACCTGGGTGGCATCGTCACCGAACAGCACCACGTCGAGCGTGTCCTTCGGGTAGCGCGTGCGGATGAGTTGCGCGAGCGCCAGCGCGATCTTCTTGGCCGGCGTGATGCGGTCCTCGCCGTACAGGATCATGCTGTGGCTCACGTCCACCATCAGAACGGTCGCACACGCCGAGAGATGCTCGTTCTCGTAGACCTCGAGATCCTCCTCGGCGAGTTCGAGATTCTCGATGCCCTGACGCTTGACCGCATTGCTCACCGAGGCGAGCGGGTCCAGATCCGCCAGGTTGTCGCCGAACTGCCACGCGCGCGTCTCGGACAGCCGCTCGCCGCCGCGACCCGCGTTCGGTGTGCGGTGATCGCCGGCGCCGCCGGCCTGCAGGGTCGAGAAGATCTCGTTCAGCGAATCCTGGCGGATGCGCCGCTCGCCCCTGGGCGTCATCTGGAAGCCCTGCGGCGTGCGCTCCGCCTCGCCGGTCTCCTCGAGCATCTTCTTGAAGTCGGCGAGACCGAACTTCTCGTTGAAGAAGCCGTACTG encodes the following:
- a CDS encoding VWA domain-containing protein, producing the protein MRFDYSKWRGPRPNDLQFLKQIMEIYRNLLLQTGGDVDEALRWMEHFGEQYGFFNEKFGLADFKKMLEETGEAERTPQGFQMTPRGERRIRQDSLNEIFSTLQAGGAGDHRTPNAGRGGERLSETRAWQFGDNLADLDPLASVSNAVKRQGIENLELAEEDLEVYENEHLSACATVLMVDVSHSMILYGEDRITPAKKIALALAQLIRTRYPKDTLDVVLFGDDATQVPIKDLMKIQAGPFHTNTRAGLQLARRILEGRRGVNKQIFMITDGKPSAIREFGRLYKNPFGLDPKIVNKTLEEAGQCRRKRIAITTFMLATDHPLLEFVRKLTALNHGRIYETDPNNLGAYVFRDFVRNRRKRVH